CCGTCCGCTCACGCATGCGGGGCCTTGACGCCTTGGCGGGCGCGGTCACGCCGGTATCCCGAACTCCTCGCGGTCGGCGTCGACGAGGCCGTCAAGCAGGGCGACGGTCGCGGAGGCGACCTCGCCCATCACGGACTCCTCGGGACGCTCCTGCCTCACCAGCGAGCGCTCGACGACGCAGGCCAGCAGGTCCGCGCGCGATTCACGGCCGTCGGCGCCGTCCTCTGCACGCAGGAACCCTTCGAAGGTGGCCTGGTAGGCGTAGCCGACCTCCTCGACGCTCATGCCCTCGCGCAGCAGGCCGTGCCGGGCGAGCAGCTCGAAGTAGCCGAGTGCCACGCCGGCGTGCCGCTCGTCCCGGGCGGTGTCCGGTGCGCTGGTCAGCTTGCCGAGCAGATCGGGGTCGGTCAGAAGGAAGCCACGCAGCAAGGGGCGGTCGATGACGGCCAGGAAGTACGTGCGGGCGAAGCGATGGAGCAGGCAAGTCGACGGATCCCGCGCCAGCGCGTCGCGCAGTTCGCCGGTCGCCGCGAGGACCTCGCGTGCGAAGACAGCGGAGAACAGCTGCTCGCGGGTCTTCCAGTGCAGGTAGACGGTGCCCTTGCCGATCCCGGCGCCGGCGGCCACGTCGTCGATGGACACCTTGCGGTAGCCGTGGCGGAGCAGGAGGTCGGCGGCGGTGTCGAGGATCCGGGCGGCGCGCTCGGCGCGCTGCTGCGGGTCGCGGAGTCGTCCGGTGGATGTGGTCACGAGGCAAGCATATGACCAGATCTGCAATTCAGTCACAAAGTTGTTGACCAACTTTCGAAATTCGTCATATGGTCACGCCGTCAGCCGCCGGACCCCCCCGGCGGACGGCCTGTGACGGGAGTGAACGATGAGTAGCGCGCCCCACCCGACGGTTCTGATCTCCGGCGCTGGGATCGCCGGGACGACGCTGGCCTTCTGGCTGGCCCGGCACGGGTTCCGGCCCACGATCGTCGAGCGCACGGACGCCCTGCGCTCCAGCGGCAACCCGGTGGATGTACGCGGACCGGCCGTCAAGGTGGCCGAACTCATGGGCGTCATGCCGCGGTTGCGCGAGGTCGCCACCCACGTCACCGCGCTCAGCTTCGTCAGCGACTCGGGCCGCCAGCTGGGCCGGGTGAACACGCGGGCCCTGCAGCGGGCCGCGGACAGCGGCGAGGTGGAGGTGACCCGCAGCGATCTCGCGCGCATCCTCCTGGAGGCGAGCAGCGACTCCGCCGAGATCCTGTTCGGTGACACGGTCACCGCGCTCCACCAGGACGGCGGCGGCGTGGACGTCACGATCGCCGACGCCGCACCGCGCCGCTTCGACCTGGTCATCGGCGCGGACGGACTGCACTCGACGACCCGCCGCCTCGCCTTCGGCCCGGAGGTCGACTTCGTCCAGCACATGGGCCTGTACGTGGCGACCATGTCGCTGGACGGCCCGGCCGACAGCCCCACGGACGTCGTCCTCCATAACGCACCCGGCCGGATGGCCTCCCTGCATCCCGTGCACGGCCGCGCGCTGGCCGCGTTCATCTTCCGCCACCCGGGCATCGCCGACTTCCGCCCCGGCGATCTCGACCAGCACAAGCGGGCACTCAAGGATGCCTACGCCGGCGACGGCTGGCGCGTGCCCGAACTCCTTGACCGGGTCCGGGCCGCCGAGGACCTGTGGTTCGACTCGGTCAGCCGCGTTCGCCTCGGCAGTTGGGCGAACGGCCGGATCGCCCTCCTCGGCGACGCCGCCTCATCGGTCTCACTCTTCGGCGACGGCTCCACCCTCGCCATGGCCGGAGCCCGCACCCTCGCCGAGGAACTGGCGGCCTCGCCCGCGGACCACGAGGCGGCGTTCGCGCGCTACGAGACCCGGCACCGCAAGCTCGTCGACCCCCGGCAGAACAACGTCGCCACCGCCTCCGCCCTCATGGTCCCCGTCACCCGCACGGGCATCGCGGTCCGTAACGCGGCGACACGGCTATGGCCGGTGGCCGCCGCGGGAGCTCGGATTCGCAGGGCTATGACCGCGGGCGCAGGCCGTCCATCAGCACGGTGAGGTAGGCGTCGGTGAGCTCCCGCACGGCGGGCCGGGTCCGTGCGATGGCGAAGGCGGTCTGCCCGACCAGTGTGGTCAGCAGCCCGGCGTCGAGGTCGGACCGTACGACTCCGGCGCGGCGCCCGCGGCCGATCATCTCCTCGACGGCGGCGACCAGTTCGGCGCGCCGTGCTGTGGTGGACGGCAGGTTCAGGTCCGTGAGCTTGTCGTTGATGCCGTGGTGTGCTGCTTGGAAGTCGATGAGTTCCGCGAGGAACGTGCGGAGGGCTTCATCCGGGGCCTCCCCCTCGCAGAGGTCCTGTGCGCGCCTGACGATCGGTTGGAGCAGTTCGGCCACGGCGGCGTCGAGAAGCGCGTCCTTGCCGCCGAAGGCCCGTACGACCGTTCCGGCCCCAAGGTCCGCGCGCTTCGCAATCGCCTCGACCGTCAGCACGGTGTCCGGCTCGGCCAATAGCTCCGTGGCGGCCTCCAACGCGAGCTGCCTGTTGCGGACCGCGTCGGCCCGCAGGCCGCCCTTTCCCGGCGTTGACATCTGGAACGCACCTTCCACATAATCATCTGGAACCTCGGTTCCAATTATCTTAGGGGAGGGCACCATGAACGAGCGCATCCTCATCTCCGGCGCCAGCATCGCCGGCCTCACTCTCGCGCACTGGCTGGCCCGCCACGGCTTCCAGCCCACCGTCGTAGAACGCGCTCCCGCCCCGCGGACGGGTGGCAACGGCGTCGACGTGCGCGACCTGGCGGTGGACGTCGTCGACCGCATGGGCATCTGGCCCGCTGTTCAGGCGGCGGCTGCCGACGTGCACGGCATGAAGTTCGTCGACGCCCGCGACCGCGTCACCGCCCGCGTCGACACCCGCACCGCGGGTGCCATCGAGATCATGCGCGGTGATCTGGTTGCCCTGCTGCTGGAGAATACGGACGTCGAGTACCTCTTCGGCGACTCGGTCCGCGGCCTGGAACAGGACGAGAACGGTGTCAGCGTCACCTTCGAGAACGCCGCCCCGCGCCGCTTCGAGCTGGTCGTCGGGGCCGACGGCCTGCACTCGAACGTGCGCAGCCTCGCCTTCGGGCCCGAAGAGCGGTTCCTCCGCTTCAAGGACCACTATTTCGCCTTCGCCGACGCAGACTCCGCGCTCGGCGAGAACCGCCGGGTCACCATGCACAACACCCCCGGCAGGATGACCGGCGTCTACCGCTCCGGCAACCACGCCCAGGCCAAGGCGTACTTCATGTTCCGCTCCGCGCCCCTCGCCTACGACCGCCGCGACACCGCCCAGCACAAGCGCCTCCTCCGCGATGCGTTCGGTGGGGACACCTTCTGGCGCGTGCCCGAACTCCTCGCCGGTGCGCTGGACGACCCGGAGTTCTACTTCGACGCTCTCAGCCAGGTCCACATGCCCACCTGGTCCACCGGCCGCGTCGCCCTCGTCGGCGACGCCGCCTGGTGCGCCTCACCTGCCTCCGGCGCCGGCGCCGAACTGGCCCTGGTCGGGGCGTATCACCTCGCCAGGGAAATCGTCGCCCACCGCGAGGACCACGCGACCGCCTTCGCGCGCTACCACGCCGCCCACAACCCCTTGGTCCGCAAGAAGCAGCAGATCGGACCCAACGTCCGCCTCATGGTGCCCAAGACTGCCGGCGGGCGCCGAGTCCGCGACACCCTCGCCCGCCTGCCCCTGATGCGCGCCATGGCCGCCGCCGAGCAACTCGCCCAGTCCGCCAGGCGACGCGCACTCCCGGACATGGACGCCGGCAGTGCGGCTCCGCACATCCCCCACACGCGCTGACCACGGTGGAGCTGCCGGTCACCCCGCGGCTCGCCTCGCTCTTCGACGTGCTGTTCACGGACATCAACGGCGTGAAAGACCACGCCCGTCACGAGCACGACAAGGTCCGCTACCACAGCGGTCGATCGTGACCTCGCTGGGCGTCAAGCAGAACCAGATAAGCCGTGCTCCTGGAGACCGATGTGTGCCGTGTCGGTCACCGCATCACGGGCACCGACGGCTGCGGCAGCGCGTCTCTAGGCCGGGGCGAGGGGGTGCCTGAGCGGTGCCCCGGCCCGATGGAGGCTGGTGAGAGCCTGCCGGTAGGAGGTGATCAGCCCGGTCTCGACGTACTCCACGCCCAGTTCCTCGCAGTAGCGGCGGACGATGGTTCGGGCCTTGCGCAGGTTGGGGCTGGGCATGCTGGGGAACAGGTGGTGCTCGATCTGGTGGTTCAGCCCGCCCAGTGCGATGTCGGTGAACCGGCCGCCGCGCACGTTGCGTGAGGTGAGCACCTGGCGGCGGAGGAAGTCCGGGTGGTCATCGCCCGTCAGGATCGGCATGCCCTTGTGGTTGGGTGCGAAGAGGGAGCCGAGGTAGACGCCGAACAGGCACTGGTGGACGGCGAGGAAGGCGATCGCCATGCCGGGGGGCAGCAGCCAGAGGAGGACGGTCAGGTATGCCGCGAAGTGCGCGAACAGCAGGGTGCCGTCGAGCGCTCGGTGCTTGAGCGAGCGGTTGGCCAGCGCCTTCACGCTCGACACGTGCAGGTTGAAGCCCTCCAGGGTGAGGAGCGGGAAGAACAGGAACGCCTGCCAGCGGCCGATGAGGCGGGGGAGCCCCTTGGCGGCCCGAGCCTGGTCCTGGGACCAGACCAGCAGGTCGGGGTCGAGGTCGGGGTCGAGTTCCTCGTGGTTGGGGTTGGCGTGGTGGCGGGTGTGCTTGTCCTGCCACCATCCGTAGCCCATCCCGACGCCGGCGCCGGCGATCCGGCCGGATGCTTCGCTGGCCCGGCGTCGACGGAACACCTGGCGGTGGGCCGCGTCATGGGCGATCAGGGCGACCTGGCCGAAGACGACGGCCAAGAAGCCGGCGACCGTCAGCGTCCACCAACTGTCGCCGATGAGCGCGACGGCGGCCCACCCGCTGACGTAGAGCGCGGTCACCACTGTGATCCGCAGGGCGTAGTAGCCGGGGCGGCGTCTCAGCAGGCCGGCATCAGCGATCTTTCTCGACAATCGGGCGAAGTCACTGCCGGACGTCTCCGAGGGCGGGGGGCGGACGGTGGTGTCGGTGGTCATGTTGCTGAAACTCTCTCCGAAGGAGGCAGATTGGTCAGGCGCCGCCTCGGGAGTTGCTGAGACCGGGCCACAGGTGGGGATGCGCTTCCGGCGTTGCGGATGCACATCGAGCGAGGAGCAGGGACGTCGTCCCTCTCGACATGCGGGTTCCCTGCCAGGCAGGTCTCACACCGTGGCAGCGACAGGGCTGGCGGAGCGACGGCCGCGCGCTCTCAGGGAAGAACCGGGAAGGTCGGAGAAGGGGGGCGACTGATCACTGGAGGGCACTCGTCACGGTGACCGGCGAGGTCCGTCGCCAGCCGCGGTTTCCGTGATGAGGACGGCGACGGTGGCCGGGCCCGGGGTGTCAGCGGTGGCTGCCTCGGCCACGGCCTCCCTGACGGCGCGGGCCACGTGCAATGGATGGTGTCCCGGGCCGACCGCGAGGTGAACCTCGATGTGTCGGCCGGGTGGATCATCATGGTCCTCCACCCTGACCGGGCGGCTGCCCAGCACGGCCGTGAGGCGGGCTACGCCCGACACGCCCGTCGCGACGTCCGCCAGCTCCCTGACGAGTCCCCGCATGGACCCCGTTCCGGTCACCGGGGGCGCGCTCCGCGCGGCCGCAGATTCCGGCGTGGGCCTCATGGCCGTCGCCGCGGTCCGAGACGTCATACCTGCCTTCGGGATCTCGCGGAGATCCGTTACGCGGATGTCAGCCGTCACCGTGGCCAGCCCGAGCTGTTCAGCGGCCGCGCCCAGCAGTGTGCTCCTCAGTTCGTCGGCGGTCTCCGGCAGCGGCCGCACGAGGGATGCGGTGAAGGCGGCCTCGATGGTGAGCGGGCCAGGCGGCAGGGCGCCGGCCGGCGGACGGACGGCCGGCTCGGACACGGGTTGGAGCGGCGCCGACCCGACGCGCAGGGACTCCAGCCGGACACCGGGGACCTCGGCGGTAGCGCGCTCGAGAGCCTGGACGGCCGCTTGCTCGGTGATCCACGTCCCGTCGTGGGGCCCGCCGAGCGGGAGGAGACGGCCCAGCTCGAGCTGGTTTCGTACTGCCTGCGTCCACGCCTCCGTCACTGGCCTCTCACCCTTCTTTCTCCATGGCCGCGGTTCTCATCCCGCGGCCATCTGCCCGGAGTGTCCGCGAGAGCTCGGGGCAGGGGCCTCAGGCCACTCGTCGAACCACCCCGTCTCGCTCTCGATAACCGGGTAAAAGGTACTAAAAAGACTATAATCCAAGTAATGGGTGCTCTGTGGCCTCGCGAGGGAGGAATACCCCATGACTGAGAACACCGGCGTCAGGCTCGGCGCTGCGCCCGGTTCTCGCGGCCGGACGACCATCGCCGATGTGGTGGTGGAGAAGATCGCCGGAATGGCGGCACAGGACGTGCGCGGCGTCCACGCCCTGGGCAGCGGATTCGCCCGCTCGATGGGATCCATGCGAGAGCGGATGCCCGGTGCCGGCAGTGGCAAATCCGCCACGCGCGGGGTCAGTGTCGAGGTCGGGGAGCTGCAGGCGGCCATCGATCTGGAGATCGTCGTCGACTACGGCGTTTCCATCACGGACGTGGCCGCCGCGGTACGGGAGAACGTGATCTCCGCGGTGGAGCGGATGGCGGGTCGGGAAGTCGTGGAAGTCAACATCACGGTCAGCGACGTGAAGCTGCCCGACGAGGAGGACGAAGAGGAGGAGCGGCAGCGGATCCAGTAGCCGGGCGGACCAGCCCGCGTGAGTGAAGGAGCGCGTGATGAGCAGGGCCGTGGTGGGCTTGATGGCCGGAATGGCGCTGGGTTTCGCCGCGTATTTCGGTGACTTCTGGGCTTTCCTGCTGGTGCTCGTGCTGGGCCTCGTCGGTCTTGTCATCGGGCGGTTCATGGAGGGTGATCTCGAACCGGGCGACTTCGTCCGCCGTCGGGACCGGCAGGATCGGATTCGCGACGACCGGCGACAGGCTCGGGGAGACTGGGGGCGGTGAGCGGAGAAGTCGATGAGCGTCCGGGCGTCCCCCGCGAGGAGCGTGGGGCGACCACCGTCACCGACCGGGTCGTCGCGAAGATCGCGGCCCGGGTGGCGCGCGAGGCGCTGAGCCGTTTCGCCGAGTCGGTCGGCCACGTACCGCCCGGCCGCCGGACGCCGCACGTGAACGCATCCGTACGGCGGGCGCCGGAACGGACCAGCGCAGGACGGGCCGCCGAGTCCGCCGCCGGACGGCAGGCGGTGCTCGGCGAGGCACGGCTGGACATCACCGTCGAGCTCGGCTACCCGTCCGACATCGGGGCGCAGTGCGCCGCGGTGCGCCGGGAGGTCACCGAGCGGATCAGGGCATGGGCCGCCATGGAGGTGTCCGACCTCGCGGTGTCGGTCGAGCAACTGCACTCGGCGCATACGCGGCACACGGACCGGGAGAGGGTGCGATGAGCGCGAACGCCTCGCGGCAGCCGACCGGTGACAGCGACCTCTCCCCCGGTCCGGGACAGGCGGCACCGCCCGCCGACGGCACCCCGGGGGCGGCCGAGGGCGCTACGAATACGAAGGTGATCGACGGATCAGGCCGGTCGGCGCACCGTTTCTGGTCGTCGCGGCGGATTCCCGCGGCCTTGGCAGCCCTGCTGTCTGCCGCGGCCGTCGGATTTCTCCTGTACGACGTGGTCGCGGTGCGGGCAGGCCGGAATGCGCTGCGCTGGCGGCGGCGTCTCGCAGAGGAACTGGCCACACGGCCCCTGGACGACGTCTGGATGATCGTCGGGGCCGCGGTGGCGATGGCCCTCGGCCTGTGGCTTTTCCTGCTGGCGGTCACGCCGGGACTGCGCAGGCTGCTGCCCATGCGGCGGCCCACCGGTATCCCTGGGACAGAGGACGTCCGAGCCGGGCTCGACCGCCGCGCGGCCGCCCTGGTTCTGCGCGACCGGGCCATGCTGGTGCCCGGCGTCCAGTCGGCACAGGTCGCTGTCGGCCGCCGGAAGGTCAAAGCCCGGGCACGGGCACATTTCCGCGACCTCGAGGAGGTCCGCTCGGACCTGGACGCCGAGCTTGGCGAAGCCGTGACGTCCTTGGGCCTGGCCCGGCAACCCGCACTGGTCGTGCGCGTCCGGCGCCCGAAGAAGGGCTGAGGTGATCCGATGCTCAAGACGGCGAACCGGGTGCTGCTCGCACTGCTCGGCCTCGGACTGTTCGTCCTGGGCGGCGGCGTGCTGCTGGGCGCACTGGACCTGCAGCGCCACTGGGATTTCGACGTGCCGGGCTGGTGGCCCTTCCGCGGGCCGGACGACGTGGTGCTGGGCAGCG
The window above is part of the Streptomyces sp. NBC_00425 genome. Proteins encoded here:
- a CDS encoding TetR/AcrR family transcriptional regulator; amino-acid sequence: MTTSTGRLRDPQQRAERAARILDTAADLLLRHGYRKVSIDDVAAGAGIGKGTVYLHWKTREQLFSAVFAREVLAATGELRDALARDPSTCLLHRFARTYFLAVIDRPLLRGFLLTDPDLLGKLTSAPDTARDERHAGVALGYFELLARHGLLREGMSVEEVGYAYQATFEGFLRAEDGADGRESRADLLACVVERSLVRQERPEESVMGEVASATVALLDGLVDADREEFGIPA
- a CDS encoding FAD-dependent monooxygenase — protein: MSSAPHPTVLISGAGIAGTTLAFWLARHGFRPTIVERTDALRSSGNPVDVRGPAVKVAELMGVMPRLREVATHVTALSFVSDSGRQLGRVNTRALQRAADSGEVEVTRSDLARILLEASSDSAEILFGDTVTALHQDGGGVDVTIADAAPRRFDLVIGADGLHSTTRRLAFGPEVDFVQHMGLYVATMSLDGPADSPTDVVLHNAPGRMASLHPVHGRALAAFIFRHPGIADFRPGDLDQHKRALKDAYAGDGWRVPELLDRVRAAEDLWFDSVSRVRLGSWANGRIALLGDAASSVSLFGDGSTLAMAGARTLAEELAASPADHEAAFARYETRHRKLVDPRQNNVATASALMVPVTRTGIAVRNAATRLWPVAAAGARIRRAMTAGAGRPSAR
- a CDS encoding TetR/AcrR family transcriptional regulator produces the protein MSTPGKGGLRADAVRNRQLALEAATELLAEPDTVLTVEAIAKRADLGAGTVVRAFGGKDALLDAAVAELLQPIVRRAQDLCEGEAPDEALRTFLAELIDFQAAHHGINDKLTDLNLPSTTARRAELVAAVEEMIGRGRRAGVVRSDLDAGLLTTLVGQTAFAIARTRPAVRELTDAYLTVLMDGLRPRS
- a CDS encoding FAD-dependent monooxygenase, whose product is MNERILISGASIAGLTLAHWLARHGFQPTVVERAPAPRTGGNGVDVRDLAVDVVDRMGIWPAVQAAAADVHGMKFVDARDRVTARVDTRTAGAIEIMRGDLVALLLENTDVEYLFGDSVRGLEQDENGVSVTFENAAPRRFELVVGADGLHSNVRSLAFGPEERFLRFKDHYFAFADADSALGENRRVTMHNTPGRMTGVYRSGNHAQAKAYFMFRSAPLAYDRRDTAQHKRLLRDAFGGDTFWRVPELLAGALDDPEFYFDALSQVHMPTWSTGRVALVGDAAWCASPASGAGAELALVGAYHLAREIVAHREDHATAFARYHAAHNPLVRKKQQIGPNVRLMVPKTAGGRRVRDTLARLPLMRAMAAAEQLAQSARRRALPDMDAGSAAPHIPHTR
- a CDS encoding fatty acid desaturase family protein, encoding MTTDTTVRPPPSETSGSDFARLSRKIADAGLLRRRPGYYALRITVVTALYVSGWAAVALIGDSWWTLTVAGFLAVVFGQVALIAHDAAHRQVFRRRRASEASGRIAGAGVGMGYGWWQDKHTRHHANPNHEELDPDLDPDLLVWSQDQARAAKGLPRLIGRWQAFLFFPLLTLEGFNLHVSSVKALANRSLKHRALDGTLLFAHFAAYLTVLLWLLPPGMAIAFLAVHQCLFGVYLGSLFAPNHKGMPILTGDDHPDFLRRQVLTSRNVRGGRFTDIALGGLNHQIEHHLFPSMPSPNLRKARTIVRRYCEELGVEYVETGLITSYRQALTSLHRAGAPLRHPLAPA
- a CDS encoding Asp23/Gls24 family envelope stress response protein gives rise to the protein MTENTGVRLGAAPGSRGRTTIADVVVEKIAGMAAQDVRGVHALGSGFARSMGSMRERMPGAGSGKSATRGVSVEVGELQAAIDLEIVVDYGVSITDVAAAVRENVISAVERMAGREVVEVNITVSDVKLPDEEDEEEERQRIQ
- a CDS encoding DUF6286 domain-containing protein produces the protein MSANASRQPTGDSDLSPGPGQAAPPADGTPGAAEGATNTKVIDGSGRSAHRFWSSRRIPAALAALLSAAAVGFLLYDVVAVRAGRNALRWRRRLAEELATRPLDDVWMIVGAAVAMALGLWLFLLAVTPGLRRLLPMRRPTGIPGTEDVRAGLDRRAAALVLRDRAMLVPGVQSAQVAVGRRKVKARARAHFRDLEEVRSDLDAELGEAVTSLGLARQPALVVRVRRPKKG